GACAGCGGAAAGACCGGTGACGGCACCGAGGATCTCAACAAGGCCGTCGTTCATTCCCAGCACGAAGTCCCTGATGTTCTCGACGTGGAAGCGCTTCTTACTTTCGTAGAAGAACCTCTCGTGCTCAAGCTCGTCGAGGATGACGTCCTTTATCCTCACCATCTCTTCGTCCGTGAACTTGTCGGCATAGGTTGTGAGGTACTTGAAGTACTTCTGAATCGCGCTGTTCTCGCCCATCTCCAGCAGGGAAGCCACAGCCCCGGGGCCGAGGAGTTTTCTGAGGAGCTTGGTGCTGAGAATCGAGAGCTTTCTGACCTTTGGCTTCGGAACCTCTCCCCCGCGAGCTCTGACAAAATCGTGCCAGAACTTGGCGTGCTTTGATTCTATGTTTGAGAGCCTGAGGAACTCCTCCCTTATGCGCGCGTCCTTCTCGGTCTTGGCGAGCTGAGCGTAGAGCACCGAATCAGCGTACTCGTCCCTGTAGAACCCCCTCGCGAGCTTGAGCATCTCGTCCATTTTTCTCCCCCCTATTAAAAGTTCCGAAGGATAGTTAAATGAGTATCGGAAGTCTGGCCGGTTCATTGAAGGACCCTGAGTGCCTCAAGCACTTTCTCAATGGGCGCGTCCGTTTTGATGGCCTTCGGAGAGAAATGCGTCCTAGTTGCTTTGTAGCCTTTCCCTTCAAGGATTTCAATCATGTCCGAGAGCTTTCTTGCCTGCAGGCCGTTCCTCCTCGCCAATGCGTGGGTGTCGTAGAGGAAGGGAACGTCCAGTTCCTCATTGAGGAGTTCTACGAAGGGAAGCGTCTTTCTGTGAGCCAAAGGATGCTCCCTCGCCGCCTCAACCAGCCTCTCAACGAATTCCCCGTCCTTCAGAGGGCCGAGCCAGAGCGGGCCGTGCGCTTTCGGTCTCTCCGGGAGGAATCCCTCCGCGTACTCAAACCTCCCGTTTTCATCCTGCCACAGGTAACCGAGCTGGCTCAGGCTTTTATCTGCCTTTTTAGCCCCACTCTTCAGCCTGAGGAAGGCCCTGAAGTAGTGGTCGCGGTAGTAGGCGAGGAGGACATCGACGCCGAGGTCGTACTTGGCCGCGTATCTCACAACAGTCCCGATGAGGATCCTCAGCCCGGCCTCGTGGCAAAGATCGCCCCTTATCGGCTCCGCGAGGTACTTGCGCAGGCACGCGTTTCTGTAGGCCCCGCAGAGGACTCCGGTATCCGTTGCTGTAACGGCTAAAACGCCCCTCCTCTTCACGCTCCTTAAGGCGGTGTCAAGGAACTCGACAGGCGAGCCGAAGGGGTCCAAGTCAAGAAAGTCGAAGTAGCGGAAGTTCTCGGCCATCAGCCTGTTTGCATCATCGAGGTTTGCCACGATCCTCTTCTCGCCTTCGAAGGCCACTCGCTTCTCGCCGACCGGTTTCCCCTCAACCCCGAGGTTAAGCTCAACGTTCCTCAGTATGAGTTTGAAGGCCTCTTCGCTTATGTCGTTGAGCCAGACCTCCCCCGTGGGAGTTTCGAGGGCGTAGCGGATGCCCCTAATTCCCGTTGCAGAGAGCGCATCTAGAGCCTTCCCTGGCTGGATGATCTTGACAGCTAATACGCTTACGTCCCTGTTGAGCGCCATCACCGGGTTGTAGAAAACTGGGGCATCGTATATCCTCTCCGCCTTTGGAACGAGTATCCTCGCTAAACCCTCTCGCACTTCAACGAATTCCATTCTCTCACCGGGGAAAGAAAAGGTGGGGGGCGTTTAAAGGGTTTTCCTCAGAGTATCTCGACGTAGTCTCCAAGAGCCTGCCCTGGAAGGCCCGGCTTGAAGTAGGCCTTGACCTCGCCGCGGTTGCCGTGAGGCCTGAGAATCTTCCCGAACATCTTCCTGCCGGCGGGGGTTCTCCAGACGACCTTTCTGCCGATCAGCCTTGAGGCCTCGTTCCTGTCGTCTATTCCGAGGGGCTTCAGAATCATGTGGTGGTTGTCCTGGTGCTCCTTCGTCCCGGCGTAGGCAAGGACGAGCGCCTTCACCCTGGCCATCGTCCTCACCTCCACCGAGTCCTACCGTTCTGGGGTTCCCAACCGGATTTTTAAGCTTTGTTCTCGAAGTCAATTAAGCTCTCATCCATCTCAAGGATCTCGCGGAGGGATTTGACCTTTATGAAGTTCTGCCTCTCGAAGAGCAACGCGACGTCGCTCTTGTGGGGGGATGCCTTCTGAACTAGCAGGGTGTTCTCGTCGAGGATGTAGGTGAACCTGCTCGGGCTGTCGTCCACCCAGACGAAAGGCTCGTCTGGATGAAGCTCCCTCAGCGTCTGGAACTTCGTCAGCATGTCCTTCGTGCCCTTGAAGGTTATGACCTCGTCGAACTCGTCGTACCAGTTCGTCTTCTTCATGAAGATGACTTTACCACCGGGATAGGTGTGCTCTCCAGAAAAGCTGATCACATATCGGCCGCGCTTTCTGAGCGTCCTGACGAGCTGCCTGGCGAAGGGAAAGTCCTTGATGTACTTCGGCATGAGCTTGTAATATTCGTGTATCGTGCCCTGGGCAACGAGTTCGTGGATGACGCCGAGGTACTGGTAGGTCAGCTTGCCCTTGATGAAGAGAAAGAGGGCCTTGTAGTAGTCGTCGTAGAGGTCGCTCTCTATCACAGCAGGAATCGTCTTCTCAATCGCTATTCTAAGGGCCTTTTCAACCGCCCCTGTGCTGTCGACGAGCGTTCCATCGAAGTCGAAGAGGTAAACCGCCATGGTTGAATATAAGGCCATCCGAAGTTATAACGCTTCCGCCCGAAAGAGTTTTATCCCCCGGTGCCAACCATGAGCGGTGGTGCAGATGAGGATCGAGAAGCTCAGGGAATTTATAGCCGAGAAAGAACTCGACGGCGTTCTCATAAGGGCTCACGAGAACCTCTTCTATTTCACAGGCTCCGCACCTGTCTTGGGCGGCTACCTCGTCGTCACGCCGGACGAGGCAACCTTCATAGTTCCGGAGCTTGAATACGAAGAGGCCAAGGAAACCTCAAAGGTCCCGGTTGAAAAGTTCAAGACCGGAAAGGAGCTTTACGAGAGGCTCTCCTCCCTCAAGCTCAGGAAGCTTGGGATTGAGGGGAAGACGAGCTTCTCCACAATACAGACGCTTAAGGAGAAAGCCAACGTTGAAGATTTCACCCCCATCGATGACGTCATAAGGGAGCTCCGCATAATCAAAACCAAGGAGGAGCTGGAGGTCATCGAGGCGGCGTGTAAGATAGCCGACATGGCCATGATGGCGGCTCTGGAAGAGATAAGCGAGGGCAAGCGCGAGAGAGAAATTGCGGCCAAGATGGAGTACGTCATGAAGATGAACGGAGCGGAAAAGCCGGCTTTCGACACGATAATCGCGAGCGGATGGCGTTCTGCTTTACCACACGGGGTAGCGAGCGACAAGAGGATAGAGAAGGGTGACTTTGTCGTCATCGATGAGGGAGCGCTTTACAGGCACTACCACTCCGACATGACGAGAACCATAGTTGTGGGCAGTCCCAACGAGAAGCAGAAGGAAATCTACGAGATTGTTCTGGAAGCCCAGAAGAAGGGCGTTGAGGCAGCGAGACCAGGAATGACCGCCAAGGAGCTCGACACCATCGTGAGGGACATCATAGCGGAGTACGGCTATGGAGACCACTTCATCCACTCCACTGGGCACGGCGTCGGCCTTGAGATACACGAGTGGCCGAGGGTTAGCCAGTTCGACGAGACCGTCCTTAAGCCCGGCATGGTGATAACGATCGAGCCTGGCATCTACCTCCCGAAGTTCGGCGGGGTTAGAATAGAGGACACCATCGTCATCACGGAGAACGGCGCCAGAAGGCTCACCAAGACGGAGAGGGAGCTTATTTAGGCCTGCAATTAAAAATTAAAAAGCATCGTCGGGCTTTAAGGTTTTCTTTTGAAGTTTTTGCCTCGCCTCGCGCTCAACGGTTATCAACCACACGTAGATCATTGGGGTCATCATATATCACCTCCAGTGATACACAGATTCCACACTTTAAAAACTTTTTGCTTATGTATCACCACAAGTGATATAAAAACAGGGATTAAACCCATGAACTGGTCTCAGACAGGAAAAGATAAAACTCCACCCGCGTATTATCGGCAGGGCTTAAGGGTCAGGCGTAATAGTCGGGGTGATACCATGCAGATAATCCACCAGGACGTCAAAGAGGGCAAGGTGAAGGTCAAGGCTGAGACTTTGGACGACCTCTGGCATCTCTATCACATCATCGACCCTGGCGATATCGTCTACGCAAAAACCCTCCGCAAGCAGAGCCAGAGGAGCGATTCCCTAAGGGCTGAGAAGGTTGAAGTTATCCCGGTTTTCCTCGGAGTTAAAGCGGAAAAGATAAACTTTCACAAGTTCGCCAACCAGGTTCGAGTTACCGGACCGATAGTCTACGCGAGCAGGGAAGATGTTCCCCTCAGCAAGTACCACACGATAGCGATAGAGGAAGGCACTGTCGTTACGATAGAGAAGCCCCGCTGGAAGGAGCACCACATCGAAAGGCTAAAGGAAGCGGTTGAGGCCTCCAAGAGAGCAAGGGTGATGATAGTCGTCATTGACGACGGAGAAGCAGATATGGCTCTCGTCAGAGAGTACGGCGTTGAGATACTCAACAGCATACGCCACAACCTCGGCGGAAAGCGCTACAACACCGACAGGGAAAGCGAGGAGAAGAAGTTCTTCCACGACGTGGCAAAGACGATGGAGGAAGTTATGAACCGCGAAAACGTCGAGAAAGCCATTGTGGCTGGACCTGGATTCGTAAAGGAGGACTTCTATAAGTTCCTCCAGGAGAACTACCCGGAGCTTGCAAAGAAGGTCGTTATAGAGGACACGAGCGTGACGGGAAGAACGGGCATCTACGAAGTCATCAAGCGCGGGACCGTTGAGAGGGTCTACCACGAGAACAGGGTTGCCAAGGAAGTCCAACTAGTCGAGAAGGTTTTGGAGAACATCGCAAGGAACAACGGCTTAGCGGCGTATGGTCTCAAAGAGGTGGAGGAAGCGGTAAACTACGGTGCCGTTGAGACGCTCCTCGTTCTGGACGAACTCCTCAAAGGAGAGCACAGGGAGAAGATAGAGGAGCTGATGGACGCGGTCAGGTATTCCCGCGGTGAGGTGGTGGTTGTAAGCTCAGAGCACGAAGGCGGCGAAAAGCTGAAGGCGCTGGGAGGTCTTGCGGCCCTGCTGAGGTTCAGGGTGAAGTGAATGTTTTATCAACTTCGAGCCAGCTCTGTTTCGTCTTTCACTGTTAGTCCAGATGGTGGAAACGCGATTATATCTAATCGCGCTTATACACCGTAAAGCCTCACGTACGGATCGCCTTCGAACTCCGGAAACGGCCTTTCCTCGCCGTTTTCGACGAGAATTCTCTCTTTTTCCTCTGTGAACTCACCCAGTTCGAATGCCATAATTCCATTTTTGTTTAATTCTGCAATTAGGGAACCAACGTTCTCCGGAGGGGTTATAGCTATCAGCGTCCCGCTCGACGAGACGCTCCAGGGTTCTAGGCCGTAAAAGTCGAGGACCTTCCGCACGAGGAGGTCTATCCAGAGCCTGTCCGCGTAAACACGAAAACCAACACCGGAGTTACCCGCTATCTCATGCAGGGCCGTTAAACCGCCTTCAGTTGCATCATGCATGCCCCTCACGAAGGGCCTGGCGGTTAAGGCATCGGGAACTACAGTCTCAAAGCGGTAGAGCTTCTTCAGCCTCTCTATCTCGCGGAAGGACAGGAACTTTCTCAGCTCGTCCTCCCTGAAATATGCCGCCGAAACCGCGAACTCGAGGCCCACCTTAGCCGTGACGACAATTTTATCGCCCGGTCTGGCCACAGGTATCTTCAGCTCCTCCTTTTTCACCAGCCCCATGGCAGTCGTCGTAGCGGTCGGCTTGGAGACGCTCGGGTAGGCGCCGGTGTGGCCGCCGATTACCGTGCTCCCATAGCGCCTGCACTCGTTGTTGATGTCCCTCATAACCGCCTCGAGGAAGTCCTCCCCGGTTCCAGACGGGAAGAGAAGGTCTACGACGAGCCACCTCGGCCTCGCTCCAAAAACTGCAACGTCGCTCGAGGCGAAGTGGTATGTGAAGAAGCCAAAGGTCTCGCGCGGAACTCCCAGAGTCGGGTCCGTGGCGACGATGAGGTAGTGACCGGCATCGTATTCGAGGACGGCCGAATCGAAGCCCTCCCTCGGCCCGTGGACCACCGCGGTGTCCTCAACGCCGAGGTTCTGGAAGACGATCTCCCGCAAAACTTCGTTCCTGAGCTTTCCCGGGAGGAGTTCCTTCACTTCAATCACCGTTTATCTTCTTTAAACCTGCCTATCACAAACTCGACTTCCCTCAGCGTCTCGCTGTCACAGCCCCAGCACATGACCTCAAAGCTGGGCACGCGGACGCTGACGCGGACTTTTCTCTTTCTGGCGATTTTGCTTACCTCGTAGTTCACGCGGTAGGCAAGTTCCATGAGTTCAGGCGTCACAATCTCCTCGCGGTCGATGTATTGCAGAGGACAACCTTCCCTCCACTGCCTCCTCCTCGCGTGCTCGTACATGCGGTGGGGCTTTATCCCGACTTCTTCAGCGAGGGCCTCGACCTCCTCGGCGGTGTACTTGATGAGGGGCCTGAAGAAGGGCACGCCTATCTTCGGGAGCCCGCAGAGCCTTATGTCAGTCTTGCACTGGTCAAGGAGCGCGCCAATTATCTTGTCGTTGGCGTTGTCGCCCTTCGCTAAGACGTCGAAGCCGTTGTTGAGGGCGAACCACTTCGCGTTCCAGAGCATGACTTTTTTGCAGTTGATGCAGACCGGACCCTTCCTGCCTGCCGCTTCTCTGAGGAGACCGTCGGTGACGTCGACGAGAAAGTGCTCGACGCCGAGCTTTTTCGTGAACCCCATAGCCCAGTTCAGTGTCTCCCTCCAGCTCCATCGGTGGAAGAATGTCAGTGCAGAAACGTCCAGGCCGGCTTTTTTCAGCAAATAGAGAACCAGCGAGCTGTCTTTCCCACCGGAGAATAGCACGAGGATCTTCTTTTTGTAAAGCCCATTCGTCCGGGAGAAGGCTTCTATCTCACGGGTGACCTCTCTTATTGAGGGCATGGTGGAAAATAAAAATGGAGGCCTTAAAAACCTGCGCCTCAGATGTTGACCTTATCCATCCACTGCTCTGCGAGGTCCCCGACGATGGGGAACTTGTAGCGCTCGCCCTGGTAGGCCTTGACCATCCCGATTATCCAGAGAATAATCCCTAAGAGCCCCAGGAGATTCGCTAGAACCCATCCAATAAACGGTATAATCGCCAGTAGCCACATGAGCACTGTAATACCCAGGAACGTTATCGTTGATTGCATCGCGTGGAAACGGACGAAATCGCTGTCCTTTTCGAGGAGTAGGAATATTATCCCCGTGACCCACCAAAGTAGGTACGCTAAAAGGCCTTCAACGTTCTCATCCATCCCGAGGGACGTTTTTCTGGGTTCTTCAGATGGAATTTCCACCATTAACAACACACCTCCGTTCAGATTTTTATTTTATCCCCGATTATCCCCAATCTTTAAGTGCCTTTCCATGATTCCCCGCCTTGATTATGATGCCTTGGAACCTCAGGATTTTGGATTCCAAACCTGGGAGATTTGTTAGGCTCACCAAAGCTTTTTAAGGTTCTTGAAGGAGGTGAATATCAAATTAGGAAAGCCTAACGGTGGTGCTCATGATTGTACCTTTAAACTCACTCAAACCCGGCGAGAGGGGTGTCGTTGTCAACATCCTCGGTGGCCCCACGGCGAGACAGAGGCTCGTCGGAATGGGCCTCACGCCGGGTGCGACAATTCAAATCATAGAGGCCCACAGCCACGGCCCGATAATCATCTCCGTCGGCGGCGTCCGCTTTGCAATAGGCAGAGGAATGGCAGACAAGGTCATGGTGCGGAAGCTGTGAGGTGGTAGAATGGCAATGAAGGTCGTTGCACTCGCAGGCAACCCCAACGTGGGCAAGACGACTATTTTCAACGCCCTCACAGGGATGCGGCAGCACGTCGGTAACTGGCCCGGTGTCACCGTGGAGAAGAAGGAGGGGGTCTTCGAGTACAATGGCCAGAAGTTCCTCGTCGTTGACCTTCCCGGAACATATTCCCTGACGGCCCACTCCATAGACGAGCTCGTCGCGAGGGACTTCCTGCTTAAGGGCAGCGCGGACGTCGTCGTGAACGTGGTTGACGCGACGGCCCTAATGAGGAACCTCTTCCTCACCATGGAGATACTTGAAATGGGTCTGAACAACGTGATAATAGCCCTCAGCAAGATAGACCTGGCGGAGAAGCACGGAGTCGAGATAAACATAAAGAGGATGGAGGAGACCCTCGGCGTCCCTATTGTCCCCGTTAACGCGAAGGAAGGGATCGGCCTTGACGAGCTGAAGAAAAAAATCTACGAGATGGCCAACGGTATGGTGAAGGAAAGACCGGTAATCCCAAAGTACGACCCCGAAGTCGAGAGGGAGATAGAGCACATAACTCTCGCCCTCAGAGAGACTCCTCTGGCAGAAGAGTACAACCTCCGCTGGCTTGCGATCAAGCTCCTGCAGAGGGACGACGGAGTCATAAAGCTGGTTCTCCGCCATCTCGGGAGCGAGAAGCTCGACGAGATAATGGGGCACATCGCAGAGGTTGAGGAGCGCTACAAGAGGGCGATGGATTTAATAATAGCGAGCCAGAAGTACGAGTTCATAGACCGCCTCATGCACCGCTTCGTCAGGTACACCAAGACAGAGGGTAAGAGCTTCAGCGACCAGCTCGACGGCATCCTCACGCACCCGGTTTACGGCTTAATAGCACTCTTCGGTGTCTTCTACCTTGTCTTCAAGTTCGTCTTCGCCTTCGGGCTCCCGCTCCAGGAGCTTCTCGACGGTGCGTTCTCATACTTCGGGGAATGGCTTGCACCGCACATAACCAACGAAGCTCTCCGCGGGTTGATAGTCGACGGTATCATAGCCGGTGTCGGGTCGGTGCTCAGCTTCTTCCCGCTGGTGTTCCTGCTGTTCTTCGCCCTCTCCATACTCGAGGACGTCGGCTACATGGCGAGGGCGGCAGTTGTTATGGAGAGGATAATGAGGAAGTTCGGGCTGCCCGGTAAGAGCTTCATACCGCTCGTACTGGCCTTTGGATGCAACGTCCCGGCTGTCATGGCGACGAGAACCCTCGACGACGAGAGGGACAGACTGGTCACAATGCTCGTCAATCCGCTCATCCCGTGTTCCGCTCGTTTGAGCGTCATAAGCTTCCTGGCTGCAGCGTTCTTCGCTGGCAGGCAGGCGCTCGTAGCTGTTAGCATCTACGCCACGGCTGTGTTAATAGCCTTCGTGGTGGCCTGGCTCCTGAGCAGGTTCGTCATCAAGGGGGAGGAGAGCCCCTTCATAATCGAACTGCCCGAGTACCTCGTCCCGGGCTGGAAGACGGTGATCCTGCACTCGTGGGAGAGGAGCAAAGAGTTCATCAAGAAGGCGGGAACGATAATCCTCCTCGGCGCGATAGCGATATGGTACCTGAGCAACTATCCGGTGCCTCTGGGCAGCGGTGGAAGCTACGCGGAGAAGCTCGGCTACTTCTTTGAGCCCTACATGAGGCTGATGGGCCTCGACTGGAAGGCCGCTGTAAGTCTGCTCTTCGGAATAATCGCCAAGGAGAACGTCATCTCGACCTACGGCGTGATCTACGGCAATGAGGCCGCGATAGCCAGCGTCATGACCCCCCTGCAGGCTTACGTCCTGGCCATGGTCACCACGCTCTACGTGCCGTGCATAGCTACGATAGGTGCCATAAGGGCGGAGAGCAACTGGAAGTGGGCTGCCTTTGCGGTGGCCTACATGATAGCCCTCGCGAGCATCGTTGGAATCATAATATGGAACGTCGGGAGTGCCTTGGGCTACTGAAGTTGCAGGTGAAGGAAATGCTGGAAAAAGTGCTTGAGATGCTTAAAACGGGAAAGGACGTCGATGAGATAGCGGAAGAGCTCAACGTCCCCAGGGAAGAGGTCATCGGAGCGATGGAGGTACTCGCCAGCATGGGCTACATCGAGAGGGTGGATGCAGGGGAGGGGGCCTGTGCCACCTGCCCCCTGAGGAACTTCTGTCCGGGATCGTGCTTCCGTTTCAAGGGGAAAGTCTACACAGTGGCTGAAGTCAAGCTCGAAAAGAGCTCAAGGAAATGACCAACTTCGCAGGAAACCTGGAAATTTCCGCAATAACACGGGGCTTTTTCTGAGTTTTCACCGCCAGTTAAACCTGTCACCGCCAGTAGTATATTTTACAGCCGTAAAACATATAAAACCCTTCATTGAAAGGATTAACGGTGATACCATGAAGGCAGTCATTCTTGCCGGTGGATTTGGAACCCGCTTAAGGCCACTCTCATCGACCAGGCCGAAGCCGATGGTCCCGGTTCTCGGAAAACCCAACCTCCAGTACCTGCTCGAGAGCCTCGAAAAAATACCGGAGATAGACGAAATCATACTCTCCGTTCACTACATGCGCGGTGAGATAAGGGAGTTCATAGACGAGAAGATGGCGGACTATCCAAAGGACATACGCTTTGTCAACGACCCGATGCCGCTTGAGACCGGCGGCGCTCTCAAGAACGTTGAGGACTACGTTGATGAGGACTTCCTGGTCATCTACGGCGACGTCTTTACCAACTTCGACTTCAGGGAGCTCATAGAGGCCCACAGGAAGAACGAGGGCCTCGTAACGGTGGCGGTTACTAAGGTCTACGACCCGGAGCGCTACGGTGTCGTCGAGACCGACGAGGAAGGAAAAGTTACCCACTTCGAGGAGAAGCCCCACAGGCCGAAGACCAACCTCGTCGACGCTGGAATATACATGGTCAACAAGAAAGTACTTGAAGAGATACCCAAGAACAGGGAAGTCTACTTCGAGAGGGAAGTTCTCCCGAAGTTCGTCAGCAAAGGCGAAGTCTACGCCTACAGGATGGCCCGCGACTACTACTGGATAGACCTCGGTACTCCGGAGGACCTCTTCTACGCCCACCAGATAGCCATGGACGAGATAGCCAAGGACAACGGATACATGACGATCAAGGAGACTGCCGAAGTTCCAGATGACGTCGAGATTCAGGGCCCGGTCTACATCGATGAGGGGGCCAAGATAGGCCACGGAGTTAAGATCAAGTCCTACACCTACATCGGGCCCAACACAATAGTCGAGGACAAGGCTTACTTCAAGCGCGCGATCCTCATCGGAAGCGACATAGTCAAGTCCAAGTCGGAGATAAAGGACAGCATCCTTGGCGAAGGTGTTGTGGTTGGAAAGAACGTCATCCTCAAGGAGAACGCCGTGGTTGGAGACTACGCAAAGATATACGACAACCTCGTCATCTACGGCGCCAAGGTGCTCCCGTGGAAGAAGGTCGAGGAGTATGAGGCCTTCATCAAAATAAAGCTCGACCCGACGAAGGTCAAGCCAGGTGTGACCCCCGAGCGCTGTCCGCTCGGCCTCCCGGAGTGCATCTACACCAAATTCAAGGCTATAGCCGGTGAGAAGCCGCCGTGCGACGAGTGCATAGAGAACCAGTGGCTCTTCTGAAGGGGGACGGGACGTCCCCCATATTCCTCAAAATTTGTCCAGTTCCTCCTAATGATTTTATTACGGCCTTCATCGCCAGCTATGAAATTTCGTTACAAAATTCTAACAAAGTGCAACTTAATGTTCCATCACACGAACCGTTATTTTGGATTACTAGACCGCTCTAATGCATCGCTTCCTAGATTCCCCGCGTGCGAGCAGATTTCTACCCCAAAGAAGGCCTTTAAACGTGATACACTTTTGAGCAACCGTTATAAAGCATCCCCCCTACCCGCTCACCATGAGAACCTTTATCATCAAGGCCAACAGGGCCCACACAAAGGCGGATTTCAGCCTGACGGATCTGCCAGGCACGAGCGGTAGGATAGACCTGCTGTGCAGGTTCCTCAACTCAGCCTTCCTGCTCTCTCATGGCTTCAGGAAGAACGTCAGGGTCTGGCTCAGCCTCTACGGTCCGCCCAACCCGCCGAAGGCGATACGCTTTGAGGGCCAGCGTATGAGGCCCAAGACCCTCAACCCCGACGAGCTCAGCACGGCGAAGCTGATAATAAAGGCCCTGAAAGCTGGAGAAAACCTCCGCGAGCCAGGAAAGGAGCTCGAGGTTCTCCCCGGAATCTACGTCAGCAAACTCACCTTCGAG
The sequence above is drawn from the Thermococcus pacificus genome and encodes:
- a CDS encoding tRNA (guanine(10)-N(2))-dimethyltransferase — translated: MEFVEVREGLARILVPKAERIYDAPVFYNPVMALNRDVSVLAVKIIQPGKALDALSATGIRGIRYALETPTGEVWLNDISEEAFKLILRNVELNLGVEGKPVGEKRVAFEGEKRIVANLDDANRLMAENFRYFDFLDLDPFGSPVEFLDTALRSVKRRGVLAVTATDTGVLCGAYRNACLRKYLAEPIRGDLCHEAGLRILIGTVVRYAAKYDLGVDVLLAYYRDHYFRAFLRLKSGAKKADKSLSQLGYLWQDENGRFEYAEGFLPERPKAHGPLWLGPLKDGEFVERLVEAAREHPLAHRKTLPFVELLNEELDVPFLYDTHALARRNGLQARKLSDMIEILEGKGYKATRTHFSPKAIKTDAPIEKVLEALRVLQ
- a CDS encoding 7-cyano-7-deazaguanine synthase: MPSIREVTREIEAFSRTNGLYKKKILVLFSGGKDSSLVLYLLKKAGLDVSALTFFHRWSWRETLNWAMGFTKKLGVEHFLVDVTDGLLREAAGRKGPVCINCKKVMLWNAKWFALNNGFDVLAKGDNANDKIIGALLDQCKTDIRLCGLPKIGVPFFRPLIKYTAEEVEALAEEVGIKPHRMYEHARRRQWREGCPLQYIDREEIVTPELMELAYRVNYEVSKIARKRKVRVSVRVPSFEVMCWGCDSETLREVEFVIGRFKEDKR
- a CDS encoding DUF4870 domain-containing protein gives rise to the protein MVEIPSEEPRKTSLGMDENVEGLLAYLLWWVTGIIFLLLEKDSDFVRFHAMQSTITFLGITVLMWLLAIIPFIGWVLANLLGLLGIILWIIGMVKAYQGERYKFPIVGDLAEQWMDKVNI
- a CDS encoding AIR synthase family protein, whose product is MKELLPGKLRNEVLREIVFQNLGVEDTAVVHGPREGFDSAVLEYDAGHYLIVATDPTLGVPRETFGFFTYHFASSDVAVFGARPRWLVVDLLFPSGTGEDFLEAVMRDINNECRRYGSTVIGGHTGAYPSVSKPTATTTAMGLVKKEELKIPVARPGDKIVVTAKVGLEFAVSAAYFREDELRKFLSFREIERLKKLYRFETVVPDALTARPFVRGMHDATEGGLTALHEIAGNSGVGFRVYADRLWIDLLVRKVLDFYGLEPWSVSSSGTLIAITPPENVGSLIAELNKNGIMAFELGEFTEEKERILVENGEERPFPEFEGDPYVRLYGV
- a CDS encoding FeoA family protein, encoding MIVPLNSLKPGERGVVVNILGGPTARQRLVGMGLTPGATIQIIEAHSHGPIIISVGGVRFAIGRGMADKVMVRKL
- a CDS encoding mRNA surveillance protein pelota, encoding MQIIHQDVKEGKVKVKAETLDDLWHLYHIIDPGDIVYAKTLRKQSQRSDSLRAEKVEVIPVFLGVKAEKINFHKFANQVRVTGPIVYASREDVPLSKYHTIAIEEGTVVTIEKPRWKEHHIERLKEAVEASKRARVMIVVIDDGEADMALVREYGVEILNSIRHNLGGKRYNTDRESEEKKFFHDVAKTMEEVMNRENVEKAIVAGPGFVKEDFYKFLQENYPELAKKVVIEDTSVTGRTGIYEVIKRGTVERVYHENRVAKEVQLVEKVLENIARNNGLAAYGLKEVEEAVNYGAVETLLVLDELLKGEHREKIEELMDAVRYSRGEVVVVSSEHEGGEKLKALGGLAALLRFRVK
- the feoB gene encoding ferrous iron transport protein B, whose amino-acid sequence is MAMKVVALAGNPNVGKTTIFNALTGMRQHVGNWPGVTVEKKEGVFEYNGQKFLVVDLPGTYSLTAHSIDELVARDFLLKGSADVVVNVVDATALMRNLFLTMEILEMGLNNVIIALSKIDLAEKHGVEINIKRMEETLGVPIVPVNAKEGIGLDELKKKIYEMANGMVKERPVIPKYDPEVEREIEHITLALRETPLAEEYNLRWLAIKLLQRDDGVIKLVLRHLGSEKLDEIMGHIAEVEERYKRAMDLIIASQKYEFIDRLMHRFVRYTKTEGKSFSDQLDGILTHPVYGLIALFGVFYLVFKFVFAFGLPLQELLDGAFSYFGEWLAPHITNEALRGLIVDGIIAGVGSVLSFFPLVFLLFFALSILEDVGYMARAAVVMERIMRKFGLPGKSFIPLVLAFGCNVPAVMATRTLDDERDRLVTMLVNPLIPCSARLSVISFLAAAFFAGRQALVAVSIYATAVLIAFVVAWLLSRFVIKGEESPFIIELPEYLVPGWKTVILHSWERSKEFIKKAGTIILLGAIAIWYLSNYPVPLGSGGSYAEKLGYFFEPYMRLMGLDWKAAVSLLFGIIAKENVISTYGVIYGNEAAIASVMTPLQAYVLAMVTTLYVPCIATIGAIRAESNWKWAAFAVAYMIALASIVGIIIWNVGSALGY
- a CDS encoding 50S ribosomal protein L35ae; translated protein: MARVKALVLAYAGTKEHQDNHHMILKPLGIDDRNEASRLIGRKVVWRTPAGRKMFGKILRPHGNRGEVKAYFKPGLPGQALGDYVEIL
- a CDS encoding helix-turn-helix domain-containing protein translates to MLEKVLEMLKTGKDVDEIAEELNVPREEVIGAMEVLASMGYIERVDAGEGACATCPLRNFCPGSCFRFKGKVYTVAEVKLEKSSRK
- a CDS encoding haloacid dehalogenase; translated protein: MAVYLFDFDGTLVDSTGAVEKALRIAIEKTIPAVIESDLYDDYYKALFLFIKGKLTYQYLGVIHELVAQGTIHEYYKLMPKYIKDFPFARQLVRTLRKRGRYVISFSGEHTYPGGKVIFMKKTNWYDEFDEVITFKGTKDMLTKFQTLRELHPDEPFVWVDDSPSRFTYILDENTLLVQKASPHKSDVALLFERQNFIKVKSLREILEMDESLIDFENKA
- the pepQ gene encoding Xaa-Pro dipeptidase PepQ yields the protein MQMRIEKLREFIAEKELDGVLIRAHENLFYFTGSAPVLGGYLVVTPDEATFIVPELEYEEAKETSKVPVEKFKTGKELYERLSSLKLRKLGIEGKTSFSTIQTLKEKANVEDFTPIDDVIRELRIIKTKEELEVIEAACKIADMAMMAALEEISEGKREREIAAKMEYVMKMNGAEKPAFDTIIASGWRSALPHGVASDKRIEKGDFVVIDEGALYRHYHSDMTRTIVVGSPNEKQKEIYEIVLEAQKKGVEAARPGMTAKELDTIVRDIIAEYGYGDHFIHSTGHGVGLEIHEWPRVSQFDETVLKPGMVITIEPGIYLPKFGGVRIEDTIVITENGARRLTKTERELI